The following coding sequences are from one Bufo bufo chromosome 2, aBufBuf1.1, whole genome shotgun sequence window:
- the LOC120991468 gene encoding olfactory receptor 5V1-like: MMRENASMFTDFLILGLSDIPNVKVLLFCSLLFMYVLTLTGNVTIILVSQLDNRLHKPMYFFLSNLSFLDICYTSTTMPKMLQILVSKRKSISFFGCIFQLYFFLLFVGTECVLLLVMSYDRFLAICHPLRYPVIMSRKVCVNLACTSWLSGMVNSVVHTVFTFRLDFCGIRKINYFFCDIPPLLSLSCENTSVNEALLLSIGVFIGWTPFLGIIVSYIYIIVTILNMKSNKGRQKAFSTCASHLTVVLLYYGSTIFNYVRPISSYSLGKDRLISVLYSVVTPMLNPIIYTLKNQDVKNAISRQLTSRKII; the protein is encoded by the coding sequence ATGATGAGAGAAAATGCATCCATGTTCACAGATTTCCTTATTCTTGGGTTATCTGACATTCCAAATGTCAAAGTGCTCTTATTTTGTTCTCTTctttttatgtatgtactgaCTTTAACAGGAAATGTAACTATCATTCTAGTGTCACAACTAGATAACCGCCTACACAAACCAATGTACTTCTTCTTGAGTAATTTATCCTTTCTTGACATCTGCTATACCTCAACAACTATGCCCAAAATGTTACAAATCCTTGTATCAAAGAGAAAATCTATTTCATTTTTTGGCTGCATCTTTCAACTTTACTTCTTTTTGCTATTTGTGGGCACTGAATGTGTTCTTCTTCTGGTAATGTCCTATGATAGATTTTTGGCCATATGCCATCCTCTCCGATACCCAGTTATAATGAGCCGCAAGGTCTGTGTAAATCTGGCTTGTACATCTTGGTTAAGTGGCATGGTTAATTCTGTAGTCCATACAGTTTTTACTTTCCGCTTAGACTTCTGTGGTATTAGGaaaatcaattattttttttgtgacatTCCTCCATTATTATCTCTTTCTTGTGAAAATACATCAGTGAACGAAGCTTTACTGCTTTCTATAGGAGTTTTTATTGGGTGGACTCCCTTCTTGGGCATTATTGTCTCatacatttatataattgtaacTATATTAAATATGAAATCTAATAAAGGAAGACAAAAAGCATTTTCCACTTGTGCCTCTCATCTTACTGTAGTGTTATTATACTATGGAAGTACTATCTTCAATTATGTCAGACCAATTTCATCTTACTCGTTGGGCAAAGATCGATTGATTTCTGTTCTATATAGTGTTGTTACGCCAATGTTGAATCCAATTATATACACTTTAAAAAACCAGGATGTAAAAAATGCCATAAGTCGACAATTAACTTCTAGAAAAATTATTTAG